One Planctomycetaceae bacterium genomic window carries:
- a CDS encoding sugar ABC transporter ATP-binding protein has product MAAIQKENTIISGGFLFSPLLQMNGISKSFPGVRALNDVSLTLNRGEVVALIGENGAGKSTLIRILGGAHQPDAGTIDIDGTSVRLADPRSAMDAGIGVIYQEFNLIPALTAWENIFLGRERSRVFVHRSHERSCAAEIFGRMGVSVPLDMPCRLLSIAQQQLVEIAKALSQDVRILVMDEPSAALTPQEVTCLFRIIRDLQNDGIGIVYISHRLDEVQEIADSVTVLRDGEHIADVPIADITRQRMIELMVGRFIDNEFPKEHIPPGDVRLEVSGLGRGTAVQNVSFCVRAGEVLGITGLVGAGRTETVRLIFGADVPDSGTIVLDGKPLRIRHPRDAIRAGICLLTEDRKAQGLVLNHSVRDNFGLPNLSRLSRFGLVREREERRRLGEYVTSLSIRIPHQQQLAGNLSGGNQQKVVLAKWLQRNAEVIIFDEPTRGIDVGAKHEIYLLLNKLAAQGKAIIMISSELPEVLGMSDRILVMHSGRVTGELDNSSAEPHLRVTQEQIMELAIG; this is encoded by the coding sequence ATGGCCGCAATTCAGAAGGAGAACACGATCATCTCTGGCGGTTTCCTTTTTTCGCCGCTGCTGCAGATGAACGGCATCAGCAAGTCGTTTCCGGGGGTCCGCGCGCTGAATGATGTTTCGCTGACGCTGAACCGCGGTGAAGTCGTCGCTCTGATTGGTGAAAACGGCGCCGGCAAGAGCACGCTGATCAGGATACTCGGCGGAGCTCACCAGCCGGATGCCGGGACGATCGACATCGACGGAACCTCAGTCCGCCTGGCAGATCCCCGTTCCGCCATGGATGCGGGCATCGGTGTCATCTATCAGGAATTCAACCTGATCCCGGCCCTGACCGCGTGGGAAAACATCTTTCTGGGCCGCGAACGATCGCGCGTGTTCGTGCATCGTTCACACGAGCGCTCTTGCGCGGCGGAGATCTTCGGCCGCATGGGTGTGTCCGTGCCGCTGGACATGCCGTGCCGACTGTTGTCGATCGCTCAGCAGCAGCTTGTCGAAATCGCCAAAGCGCTGTCTCAGGATGTGCGCATTCTGGTCATGGACGAACCGTCCGCCGCGCTGACGCCGCAGGAAGTGACGTGTCTGTTTCGCATCATTCGCGATCTTCAGAACGACGGCATCGGCATCGTCTACATCAGTCACCGACTGGATGAAGTCCAGGAAATCGCAGATTCCGTAACCGTGCTGCGCGACGGCGAACACATTGCCGACGTGCCCATCGCCGACATCACGCGGCAGCGCATGATTGAACTGATGGTTGGGCGATTTATCGACAACGAGTTTCCGAAGGAACACATACCGCCCGGCGATGTGCGGCTGGAAGTCAGCGGTCTTGGGCGCGGAACCGCCGTGCAGAACGTCAGCTTTTGCGTTCGGGCCGGCGAAGTGCTGGGAATTACCGGACTGGTCGGCGCCGGCCGCACGGAAACGGTGCGGCTAATTTTCGGGGCGGACGTTCCCGACAGCGGAACGATCGTGCTGGACGGAAAGCCGCTGCGGATCCGTCATCCGCGTGATGCGATTCGAGCCGGCATCTGTTTGCTGACGGAAGACCGCAAAGCTCAGGGGCTGGTGCTGAATCACAGCGTGCGCGACAACTTTGGTCTGCCGAATCTGTCGCGACTGTCGCGTTTCGGGCTTGTCCGTGAGCGGGAAGAACGCCGGCGGCTTGGCGAATATGTCACGTCGCTGTCGATTCGCATTCCCCACCAGCAGCAGTTGGCCGGCAACCTTTCGGGAGGCAATCAGCAGAAGGTCGTGCTGGCCAAGTGGCTGCAGCGCAATGCCGAAGTGATCATCTTTGACGAACCGACGCGCGGCATCGACGTCGGCGCCAAGCATGAAATCTATCTGCTGCTGAACAAGCTGGCGGCACAGGGCAAAGCCATCATCATGATCAGTTCAGAACTGCCGGAGGTGCTCGGCATGAGCGACCGGATCCTTGTGATGCACAGCGGCCGAGTCACCGGGGAACTGGACAATTCCTCCGCGGAGCCTCACCTGCGAGTGACTCAGGAACAGATCATGGAACTGGCCATCGGCTGA
- a CDS encoding serine/threonine-protein kinase translates to MGPHDGEEQNDSGESLRGIQAVGDRFLEELRAGGSPEIGTFLQRFESPDHATVFRLLLSLEVEHRRQSGRTPTVADYLPRFADFQDIVVAVLDDEWSTAEPPGPESSIPLTSEVQTKLPDRLPSVSDINVAYASADEERRGGSRLDTRTLPAALGSPLSPSAHAGETIAGRYTLQTLLGEGGMGQVWAASQREPVRRRVAVKLIKPGMDSRAVIQRFEQERQALAVMNHPGIARILDGGLTDERRPYFVMELVDGQPLTTFCDKQRLGIRERLELFVTICHAVQHAHQKGIVHRDLKPSNILVSLQDGRPVLKVIDFGLAKAIGGGMSDLSLTSQFGAVVGTLEYMSPEQASSSGTDVDTRTDIYSLGVILYELLTGLRPIAAGRLRRAALDEMIRVIRDEEPSRPSTRLSADESLPSLAAVRKIEPSRLTRLLRGDLDWLVMKCLEKQRDRRYETASGLARDVERFLANEAVEARPPSVAYRMQKFLRRNRLPVTASAIILLAVAGGIIGTAWGMMRAERARADADLNRRVADKEEKLSGQLSDYLVRTFESANPVGLEDAGFLRSDARSNEGLARRMLDGGADIVNEYMQDKPLMRARLLDAIGNSYRNLGDWDVADRWLNDSYNIRRQELGEADATTVTGLLSLAHLSRDRGRYSEAERLYRSIISAREALFGTADPAVAEAKSYLAWMLFFQPLSTDGPQFNQETLAEAERLLLEVLDVRQQQNPPDHHNIGITLAALASVKFGQQHQEPAALEYASRAAAEFQLSSKDAEFGRAMLSLILADSHRRAGRFEEAEAIYLKVLDLARQSLGHEHPLVIMQLANLAGLYRKQGDMVNAEKTILEFANLVRPVPAFRSQPVVVDALMQYGDEVRRMRSKEEAESLYREALLYAHERPDGNERNVSNFKNVWRLRRMNNPTEPVSRPS, encoded by the coding sequence TTGGGACCTCATGACGGCGAAGAGCAGAATGATTCCGGGGAATCACTTCGGGGAATTCAGGCTGTCGGCGACCGCTTTCTGGAAGAACTTCGGGCCGGGGGCTCGCCGGAGATCGGGACTTTCCTACAGAGGTTCGAATCACCCGACCACGCGACTGTCTTTCGGCTGCTGCTGAGTCTGGAAGTTGAACATCGACGACAGTCCGGTCGGACTCCGACAGTTGCCGACTATCTGCCGAGGTTTGCTGACTTCCAAGACATCGTCGTCGCAGTCCTGGACGATGAGTGGTCCACAGCCGAGCCGCCGGGTCCCGAATCTTCCATCCCGCTGACGTCCGAAGTTCAGACGAAGCTGCCGGATCGGCTGCCTTCCGTCAGCGATATCAACGTCGCCTATGCATCGGCTGACGAAGAACGCCGGGGCGGCAGTCGGCTGGATACCAGAACGCTGCCAGCGGCGCTCGGCAGTCCGTTGTCACCTTCAGCGCACGCCGGTGAGACCATAGCCGGCCGCTACACGCTGCAAACACTGCTGGGCGAGGGCGGGATGGGTCAGGTTTGGGCCGCAAGTCAGCGGGAACCGGTCAGGCGTCGCGTTGCGGTCAAGCTGATCAAACCGGGAATGGACTCCCGTGCTGTCATCCAGCGCTTTGAACAGGAACGCCAGGCTCTGGCGGTCATGAATCATCCCGGCATCGCACGAATCCTGGATGGCGGGCTGACGGACGAGCGCCGGCCGTATTTCGTGATGGAGCTTGTCGACGGACAGCCTCTAACCACATTCTGCGACAAACAGCGACTTGGTATTCGGGAGCGGCTGGAGTTGTTCGTCACGATTTGCCATGCCGTGCAGCACGCCCACCAAAAGGGAATTGTACATCGCGACCTGAAGCCCTCGAATATCCTGGTGTCGCTTCAGGACGGTCGCCCCGTGTTGAAAGTCATCGATTTCGGGCTGGCGAAGGCGATCGGCGGCGGGATGTCGGATCTGTCGCTGACTTCGCAATTCGGTGCCGTTGTCGGCACATTGGAATACATGTCGCCGGAGCAGGCGAGTTCTTCCGGAACCGACGTCGACACCCGCACAGATATCTATTCGCTGGGTGTGATCCTTTACGAGCTGCTGACGGGTCTGCGTCCGATCGCCGCCGGTCGGCTACGGCGCGCGGCGCTGGACGAGATGATCCGGGTGATTCGCGATGAAGAGCCGTCAAGACCGTCAACGAGGCTTTCGGCAGACGAATCGCTGCCTTCGCTGGCGGCCGTCCGTAAGATTGAACCCAGCCGGCTGACCAGACTGCTGCGCGGTGATCTGGACTGGCTCGTCATGAAATGTCTCGAAAAACAGCGGGACCGCCGGTACGAAACCGCAAGCGGACTGGCTCGTGACGTTGAGCGATTTCTGGCCAATGAAGCCGTGGAGGCCAGGCCGCCAAGCGTTGCTTACCGCATGCAGAAGTTCCTGCGCAGGAACCGGCTGCCGGTTACGGCGTCTGCGATCATTCTGCTGGCCGTCGCCGGAGGGATCATCGGAACGGCCTGGGGAATGATGCGTGCCGAACGCGCTCGCGCTGACGCCGACCTCAACCGCAGAGTTGCTGACAAGGAAGAGAAACTGTCCGGACAACTCAGCGATTACCTGGTGCGGACTTTTGAATCCGCGAATCCCGTTGGTCTGGAAGATGCCGGCTTCCTGCGATCCGACGCGAGATCGAACGAGGGACTTGCCAGACGGATGCTGGACGGCGGCGCCGACATTGTTAATGAGTACATGCAGGACAAGCCACTGATGCGGGCTCGTTTGCTCGACGCAATCGGCAACTCGTACAGAAACCTCGGCGACTGGGACGTTGCCGATCGCTGGCTGAACGATAGCTACAACATTCGCCGACAGGAACTCGGGGAGGCGGATGCCACAACAGTCACGGGCCTACTCAGTCTGGCTCACTTGTCGCGGGATCGAGGCCGCTATTCGGAAGCCGAACGGCTCTACCGCAGCATCATTTCCGCGCGTGAAGCACTGTTCGGCACTGCCGATCCCGCTGTCGCGGAAGCAAAGTCGTATCTGGCGTGGATGCTCTTCTTTCAGCCGCTAAGCACGGATGGCCCCCAGTTCAATCAAGAAACCCTGGCCGAAGCGGAACGATTGCTGCTGGAAGTTCTGGACGTTCGACAGCAACAGAATCCGCCCGACCACCACAACATCGGCATTACCCTGGCAGCACTGGCCAGTGTCAAGTTCGGTCAGCAACACCAGGAACCTGCCGCTTTGGAGTACGCATCGCGCGCGGCTGCGGAATTCCAGCTCAGCAGCAAAGACGCAGAATTCGGCAGGGCCATGCTGAGCCTGATCCTGGCCGATTCCCACCGGCGCGCGGGACGTTTCGAGGAGGCGGAGGCGATCTACCTGAAGGTCCTTGATCTGGCACGCCAGAGCCTTGGTCATGAACATCCGCTCGTCATCATGCAGTTGGCGAATCTGGCGGGGCTGTATCGAAAACAGGGCGATATGGTGAACGCCGAAAAGACGATTCTGGAGTTTGCGAATCTGGTACGCCCCGTACCGGCGTTTCGAAGTCAGCCCGTCGTTGTGGACGCTCTCATGCAATACGGTGACGAAGTCCGGCGCATGCGCAGCAAAGAAGAAGCGGAGAGCCTTTACCGCGAAGCATTGCTATACGCCCACGAACGCCCCGACGGCAACGAACGCAACGTCTCGAACTTCAAAAACGTCTGGCGACTCCGCAGGATGAATAATCCAACGGAACCTGTTTCCCGCCCGTCGTAG
- a CDS encoding ATP-binding protein — protein sequence MQPTPGSAGDLSMGFVPVPDVSTCNSCGSDLSVASVLYRECWLDEPGMKAVSIAIPTRTHIVGTIRDQLVECDPDINVSLRISQPQICMAVEEALANAIFHGNLEIDSKLKEGGSSQFWDLAQERQARGPWKDRVVRIHKLVSTLGVWMTITDEGAGFDTRRLLDKTPDPLAMLSSGRGLVMMKAFTNDLFFNSRGNSVTMAFYAASRAESQYCPQPVTARSDSRCNTLCAAAHN from the coding sequence ATGCAGCCCACTCCCGGTTCGGCGGGAGATCTTTCGATGGGATTTGTGCCCGTGCCAGATGTTTCAACCTGCAATTCGTGCGGTTCTGACTTGTCGGTCGCGTCCGTCCTGTATCGCGAATGCTGGCTGGACGAACCGGGAATGAAAGCCGTTTCGATCGCGATTCCCACCAGGACTCACATCGTTGGAACGATCCGCGACCAGTTGGTGGAATGCGACCCGGACATCAATGTCAGCCTGCGGATTTCACAGCCACAGATCTGCATGGCCGTTGAAGAAGCTCTCGCCAACGCCATCTTTCACGGCAACCTGGAAATCGACTCAAAGCTGAAGGAAGGCGGGTCGTCGCAGTTCTGGGACCTGGCACAGGAACGGCAGGCTCGCGGACCCTGGAAGGACCGCGTCGTCCGAATTCATAAACTGGTCAGCACGCTCGGCGTGTGGATGACCATCACCGACGAAGGCGCCGGTTTCGACACCCGCCGGCTGCTTGACAAAACACCTGACCCTCTGGCAATGCTAAGCAGCGGTCGCGGACTGGTGATGATGAAGGCATTCACCAACGACCTGTTCTTCAACAGCCGCGGCAACAGCGTCACCATGGCCTTCTACGCCGCCAGCCGAGCGGAATCGCAATACTGTCCGCAGCCGGTGACCGCCCGCTCAGACTCACGCTGCAACACACTGTGCGCCGCAGCACACAACTGA